A window of the Arachis duranensis cultivar V14167 chromosome 5, aradu.V14167.gnm2.J7QH, whole genome shotgun sequence genome harbors these coding sequences:
- the LOC107489097 gene encoding thioredoxin H-type 2, with amino-acid sequence MHTMFCIQTCIDIKVLILVQKRKKSKMGANASNMECYGHTSSTPHPSSSHIITFHSTAKWKAYFDASKLTNKLTVIDFTATWCAPCKSMDPIIQEFAYKYTQVEFIKIDVDELMGVSQEFQVQAMPTFVLIKKGKVVEKVVGARKDQLQKLIEKHTN; translated from the exons ATGCACACAATGTTTTGCATCCAAACTTGCATAGATATCAAAGTTttgattttagtgcaaaaaagaaagaaaagtaaaatgggaGCTAATGCATCAAACATGGAGTGCTATGGCCATACATCATCAACACCACACCCATCCTCATCTCACATTATTACCTTCCATTCCACTGCCAAATGGAAGGCTTACTTTGATGCCTCTAAATTAACTAACAAGCTG ACGGTGATCGATTTCACTGCTACCTGGTGTGCTCCTTGCAAATCCATGGATCCAATTATCCAAGAGTTTGCTTATAAATACACACAAGTTGAGTTCATCAAGATTGATGTGGATGAATTGATG GGGGTTTCTCAAGAATTTCAGGTGCAAGCAATGCCAACATTCGTTCTGATTAAGAAAGGAAAAGTTGTTGAGAAGGTTGTCGGTGCAAGAAAGGACCAACTCCAAAAGCTAATTGAGAAGCATACAAATTGA